In the Flavobacterium sp. J372 genome, one interval contains:
- a CDS encoding T9SS type A sorting domain-containing protein — MNSTLSIQIATIPDENIAPYVICTPDGAPGIFDLTSRIAELTGQHPWAWVEFFPTEADAMADTNEITNPAAFMATSVLQTVYARVFLDGTPVCYWYKPVILATETCTSNSISGIVRYDSDGGGCSASDVPAQSIPVFNYVGNNIYQTFTDVNGSYSFTGTPDGGNTVLVTQMQQSSAITPVAHQVTLPGIVTDKDFCITVPNPVQDVSVAIYPISQARPGFNATYSLVITNSGTIPLSGTVNLYFPAAKVTFVSSYPSMTVSGNSLSLNYVNLQAFQSRSIYITFLVQPPQVVPAGDILTYAATVTPGMDNNSADNTMVLTQEVVNSYDPNDISVLEGATITEAQADGYLHYTIRFQNIGNADALRVRIESMLDSKLDYNTIQPVSASHAYHFERKNDKLTVRFDDIYLAGSQYDEPNSHGYITYRIKPNATVTIGDSMSANASIYFDFNDPINTNTVTTTVQAAAGTADFSANSFKMYPNPANGMVTLKLAEADKADVTITDVLGKTVLSAKMSSHEQNINITALTSGMYFVKVTAEGQSATKKLIVK; from the coding sequence GTGAATTCCACACTTTCCATACAAATTGCAACGATACCTGACGAAAATATTGCTCCTTACGTAATTTGTACACCAGACGGCGCTCCTGGCATATTTGACCTTACATCGCGAATAGCTGAACTCACCGGGCAGCATCCATGGGCATGGGTTGAGTTTTTCCCTACTGAAGCAGATGCAATGGCTGACACCAACGAGATTACAAACCCTGCAGCTTTTATGGCTACATCTGTACTTCAAACGGTATATGCCAGGGTATTTCTTGATGGTACACCCGTTTGTTATTGGTACAAGCCGGTAATTTTGGCTACAGAGACATGTACGTCAAATTCCATCTCAGGAATAGTACGTTACGATTCAGACGGCGGCGGGTGTTCAGCTTCAGATGTTCCTGCACAAAGTATCCCTGTGTTTAATTACGTGGGTAACAATATCTACCAGACATTTACTGATGTTAACGGCAGCTACAGCTTTACCGGCACTCCTGATGGCGGTAACACAGTACTAGTAACACAAATGCAGCAATCATCTGCAATAACACCAGTAGCACATCAGGTAACACTGCCAGGTATAGTTACAGACAAAGACTTTTGCATAACTGTGCCTAATCCCGTGCAGGATGTTTCAGTGGCGATATACCCAATTTCGCAGGCAAGGCCGGGTTTTAATGCAACTTATTCATTGGTTATAACCAATTCAGGGACAATTCCATTAAGCGGAACGGTAAATCTTTATTTCCCTGCTGCCAAAGTAACATTTGTGAGTTCTTACCCGTCAATGACAGTTTCCGGTAATTCACTTTCACTAAATTACGTTAACCTGCAGGCTTTCCAGTCAAGGTCTATATACATCACATTCCTTGTACAGCCGCCACAGGTTGTTCCTGCCGGCGATATTCTTACTTATGCTGCAACTGTTACGCCGGGAATGGATAATAATTCAGCTGATAATACAATGGTGCTGACCCAGGAAGTAGTAAACTCATATGACCCGAACGACATAAGCGTGCTTGAAGGCGCTACAATAACTGAAGCCCAGGCTGACGGTTACCTTCATTACACTATTAGATTCCAAAACATTGGTAACGCCGATGCATTAAGAGTGCGTATTGAAAGTATGCTTGACTCAAAGCTGGATTATAATACAATTCAGCCTGTAAGCGCCAGCCACGCCTACCATTTTGAGCGTAAGAATGATAAGCTGACTGTAAGGTTTGATGATATTTACCTTGCCGGCAGCCAGTATGACGAGCCTAACAGCCATGGCTACATAACCTACAGGATTAAGCCTAACGCAACCGTGACAATCGGAGACAGCATGAGCGCCAATGCAAGTATTTACTTTGATTTTAACGACCCTATAAATACCAATACGGTTACAACTACAGTACAGGCGGCGGCAGGCACAGCAGATTTTTCAGCAAACAGTTTTAAAATGTATCCTAACCCTGCAAACGGTATGGTTACGCTTAAACTTGCGGAAGCCGATAAAGCTGACGTCACGATTACCGATGTATTGGGTAAAACTGTGCTTTCGGCAAAAATGTCATCGCATGAGCAAAACATTAATATTACTGCTCTTACCAGCGGAATGTACTTTGTAAAAGTTACTGCTGAAGGCCAGTCAGCTACTAAAAAATTGATTGTGAAATAA
- a CDS encoding TIGR02757 family protein, producing the protein MNADELKAFLDEKVALYNKPDFIDSDPIQIPHLFSQKEDIEIAGFLSATIAWGNRKMIISNARRMISLMGDSPYDFVMSHSPGCLTKLDGFVHRTFNSDDFITFVIALKNIYTNHGGLEQVFSKNIQENSLQPSISEFKNVFFSIEHAKRTQKHVSDPLAGSAAKRINMFLRWMVRDDNAGVDFGIWKSIPASALSCPLDVHSGNVARKLGILVRKQNDAKALAELDTQLRLLDKDDPVKYDFALFGLGVFEGF; encoded by the coding sequence ATGAATGCTGATGAACTGAAAGCTTTCCTTGATGAGAAAGTTGCTTTATACAACAAACCCGATTTTATAGATAGCGACCCGATACAAATTCCGCACCTGTTTTCACAAAAAGAAGACATAGAAATTGCAGGTTTTCTTTCTGCCACTATAGCCTGGGGCAATCGTAAAATGATAATCAGTAATGCCAGGCGAATGATATCGCTGATGGGCGATTCACCTTACGATTTTGTGATGTCGCACTCGCCCGGATGCCTTACAAAGCTTGACGGCTTTGTACACCGTACCTTCAACAGCGATGATTTTATAACTTTTGTTATAGCCCTGAAAAACATCTACACAAATCACGGGGGATTGGAGCAGGTTTTTAGTAAAAATATTCAGGAGAATTCGTTACAGCCATCAATCTCTGAATTTAAAAATGTTTTCTTTTCAATTGAACATGCAAAACGTACCCAAAAGCATGTAAGCGACCCATTGGCAGGCAGCGCGGCAAAACGCATTAATATGTTTTTGCGATGGATGGTGCGTGATGATAACGCAGGTGTAGATTTTGGCATCTGGAAGAGCATTCCGGCCTCTGCACTATCCTGCCCTCTTGATGTGCACAGCGGCAATGTGGCACGCAAGCTGGGCATACTTGTCCGAAAGCAAAATGATGCCAAAGCGTTAGCGGAGCTTGACACACAATTACGCCTTCTTGATAAAGATGACCCTGTAAAATATGATTTTGCCCTGTTTGGGCTGGGTGTGTTCGAAGGGTTTTAA
- a CDS encoding ABC transporter ATP-binding protein, whose translation MIQASGIHKYYDKLHVLKGVDLNIAKGEIVSIVGASGAGKTTLLQILGTLDKPSKEAGTSLVINGQDVLSLKDTALSKFRNTQLGFIFQFHQLLPEFTALENVCIPAFISGKSKSETSGKAKQLLDYLGLSHRINHKPGELSGGEQQRVAVARALINDPAVIFADEPSGNLDTASAENLHKLFFQLRDEMGHTFVIVTHNTELANMADRKLVMSDGNII comes from the coding sequence ATGATACAGGCTTCAGGCATTCATAAATATTATGATAAGCTCCACGTTTTGAAGGGGGTTGACCTCAACATTGCTAAGGGTGAGATTGTAAGTATTGTGGGGGCTTCCGGCGCAGGGAAGACAACACTGCTGCAAATACTCGGCACACTTGACAAACCATCAAAAGAGGCCGGTACAAGTTTGGTTATCAACGGACAAGATGTTCTTTCACTCAAAGATACGGCATTATCAAAATTCAGGAACACGCAACTTGGATTTATCTTTCAGTTCCATCAATTGCTGCCTGAATTTACCGCTTTGGAGAACGTTTGTATACCAGCTTTTATTTCAGGTAAATCTAAATCTGAAACTTCAGGTAAAGCCAAGCAGCTGCTTGACTATCTTGGGCTTTCGCATCGAATAAATCATAAGCCGGGAGAGCTTTCAGGCGGTGAACAGCAGCGCGTTGCAGTGGCCCGGGCGCTAATAAATGACCCTGCTGTTATATTTGCCGATGAACCTTCCGGAAATCTTGATACTGCTTCCGCTGAAAACCTGCACAAGCTATTTTTCCAGCTTCGTGACGAGATGGGACATACCTTTGTAATCGTTACTCACAACACAGAACTTGCCAATATGGCTGACCGCAAGCTGGTGATGAGCGACGGCAATATCATCTAA
- the msrA gene encoding peptide-methionine (S)-S-oxide reductase MsrA, which translates to MEESKNTEIAIFAGGCFWCTEAFFTDIKGVTKVESGYIGGKTENPTYKEVCSGYTGHAEAIRITFDPAQVGYEDLLEIFFATHDPTTLNRQGADVGTQYRSEIFYTTNEQKAKAENFIKLLTDQKIFDKAIVTKVTAAPKWYPAEDYHQDYYANNPNQPYCQAVIAPKLAKLQKNYKSKLKS; encoded by the coding sequence ATGGAAGAATCAAAAAATACTGAAATCGCAATTTTTGCAGGTGGGTGCTTTTGGTGTACGGAAGCATTTTTTACTGATATCAAAGGAGTTACAAAAGTAGAGTCAGGATATATTGGCGGAAAGACTGAAAACCCGACATATAAAGAAGTCTGCAGTGGATATACGGGACATGCCGAGGCCATCAGGATTACATTCGATCCGGCGCAGGTGGGGTATGAAGACCTGCTCGAGATATTTTTTGCAACACACGACCCGACGACTCTTAACCGCCAGGGAGCCGACGTCGGGACGCAATACCGCAGCGAGATTTTCTATACTACAAACGAGCAAAAGGCTAAGGCTGAGAACTTTATAAAGCTTTTAACCGACCAGAAAATCTTTGATAAGGCTATTGTGACCAAAGTTACGGCGGCTCCAAAATGGTACCCGGCGGAAGATTACCACCAGGATTATTACGCGAACAACCCCAATCAGCCTTACTGTCAGGCGGTTATAGCACCAAAGCTGGCTAAGCTGCAGAAGAACTACAAGAGCAAGCTGAAATCATAA
- a CDS encoding DUF6787 family protein codes for MKKLKERWGITSNYQLVMIFIVFAITGSSSAYLSKPVLGAISITKETLPFYFYYPLYIVLIFPIYQVLLMFFGFVFGQFKFFWAFEKRCCAPAVSASYYQQKSPAISRA; via the coding sequence ATGAAAAAGTTGAAGGAGCGTTGGGGCATAACATCTAATTATCAATTAGTTATGATATTTATTGTGTTTGCAATTACCGGTTCCAGCTCTGCATATTTGTCGAAACCTGTATTGGGAGCCATCAGCATCACTAAAGAAACGCTGCCTTTTTACTTTTACTACCCGCTTTACATAGTGCTCATCTTCCCGATTTACCAGGTTTTACTGATGTTTTTCGGGTTTGTGTTCGGTCAGTTTAAGTTCTTTTGGGCCTTCGAAAAAAGATGCTGCGCGCCTGCGGTCTCGGCTTCTTACTACCAACAGAAAAGCCCCGCAATTAGCAGGGCTTGA
- a CDS encoding sensor of ECF-type sigma factor yields the protein MNKIMKLKNLVMLLLLCSVTVFAQEHKEKREQIKALKVSYFTTELNLTSDEAAKFWPVYNSFEEKQFELRHNKIRPLLQKLDDSNFDKISDKEANTYLAEIQSNEEELFGLRRKLINELKPIIGPVKVLRLKKAEDNFNKQLLSKMRGKNREVRINERQKIRNR from the coding sequence ATGAATAAGATTATGAAATTGAAGAATTTAGTGATGCTTTTACTGCTATGCAGTGTAACAGTATTTGCGCAGGAACATAAAGAAAAACGGGAACAGATTAAAGCCCTGAAAGTATCATACTTTACTACAGAATTAAACCTCACCAGCGATGAAGCGGCGAAGTTTTGGCCGGTGTATAACTCTTTTGAAGAGAAACAGTTTGAACTGCGGCACAACAAGATACGCCCGTTACTACAGAAATTGGACGATAGCAATTTTGACAAAATTTCTGATAAGGAAGCAAATACATATCTCGCTGAAATCCAGTCTAATGAAGAAGAGCTTTTTGGCCTGCGGCGAAAACTTATAAATGAACTGAAGCCTATAATTGGCCCAGTTAAGGTATTGAGGCTAAAAAAAGCTGAAGATAATTTCAACAAACAACTTTTGTCAAAAATGCGGGGTAAGAATCGTGAGGTGAGAATTAATGAAAGACAAAAAATAAGGAACCGATAA
- a CDS encoding RNA polymerase sigma factor has translation MQDEKAFIAALLDPETQNTAFNSLVQQYSRPLYNHIRGMVIDHDDTDDVLQNTFIKIFKNLENFKGDSKLFTWMYRIATNEALTFLSQKARKNNLQPGEVQEKAINNLQADEYFEGDALQLKLQKAVTSLPEKQQLVFRMKYFEDMKYEDMSEILGTSVGALKASYHHAVKKIEDYINNN, from the coding sequence TTGCAGGACGAAAAGGCTTTTATTGCAGCATTGCTTGACCCAGAAACGCAAAATACAGCGTTTAATAGCCTTGTGCAGCAATACAGCAGGCCGTTGTACAACCATATCCGCGGAATGGTGATTGACCATGATGACACAGATGATGTGCTGCAAAACACGTTCATTAAGATTTTTAAAAATCTGGAGAATTTCAAGGGTGACAGCAAACTTTTTACCTGGATGTACCGTATTGCAACCAATGAAGCGCTGACATTCCTCAGCCAAAAAGCGAGAAAGAATAATCTTCAACCCGGTGAGGTGCAGGAAAAAGCAATAAATAACCTGCAGGCCGATGAATATTTCGAGGGCGATGCGCTTCAGCTGAAATTACAGAAAGCAGTGACATCACTACCTGAAAAACAGCAGCTTGTATTCAGGATGAAGTATTTTGAAGATATGAAATATGAAGACATGTCCGAGATTTTAGGGACGTCTGTCGGAGCGCTGAAGGCAAGCTACCACCACGCAGTAAAAAAGATTGAAGATTACATCAACAACAATTAA
- a CDS encoding HAD family phosphatase — translation MIKTVIFDMDGVIVDTEPVHYYAYRQHFIDLGIDVSDEMYATFTGNSTKNVYERIKHAYGLDHDVEHLVNRKREIFNNAFDEKEDLATLEGVFELIKNLHNNGMQLILASSSAKVTIERVFGRFALHKYFTHIVSGEDFPKSKPHPAIFNKAAELSGHDKSECIVIEDSTNGIEAAKAAGIYCVGYKSFHSKLQDLSKADMVIERFDELDYERIKNLP, via the coding sequence ATGATTAAAACAGTTATTTTTGATATGGATGGGGTTATTGTTGATACCGAACCCGTTCATTACTACGCTTACCGACAGCACTTTATTGATTTAGGTATTGATGTTTCTGATGAGATGTATGCTACCTTTACCGGTAACTCTACTAAAAATGTTTATGAACGGATTAAGCATGCATACGGCCTTGATCATGACGTTGAACATCTTGTAAACAGAAAGCGGGAAATTTTCAACAATGCGTTTGACGAAAAGGAAGACCTCGCAACGCTTGAGGGTGTGTTTGAACTTATTAAAAACCTGCACAACAACGGTATGCAGCTTATATTGGCATCATCATCTGCAAAGGTTACTATTGAGCGCGTATTTGGACGGTTTGCACTGCATAAATACTTTACGCACATCGTGAGCGGGGAGGACTTCCCGAAATCTAAGCCACACCCGGCCATCTTTAACAAGGCCGCAGAACTTTCAGGGCATGATAAATCAGAATGTATTGTAATTGAGGATAGCACCAACGGGATTGAGGCTGCAAAAGCTGCCGGCATCTATTGTGTCGGCTATAAAAGCTTCCATTCAAAACTTCAGGATTTAAGCAAAGCTGATATGGTTATTGAAAGGTTTGATGAGCTTGATTACGAACGCATAAAAAATCTGCCATGA
- a CDS encoding HAD family phosphatase has product MIRCVIFDMDGVVVNTEPLSHAAGRELYKYLGINVPDEVYSSFVGNSDKMIVAKLKDLYDIKLTHEELLEEKYKYFFSAFDNATDLDLMPGVRILIQELHSKGIKLILASSSSKRKIEAVFSRFGLHEFFDAKVSGEDFEESKPNPAIFNEAVRMSGFSKEECLVIEDSTNGIKAAKAAGLYCIAYESGYGLPQDTSEADKVITDFAELDYNTIVTFGMA; this is encoded by the coding sequence ATGATAAGATGCGTAATTTTTGACATGGATGGCGTAGTGGTTAATACCGAACCGCTTAGCCACGCTGCAGGAAGGGAATTATATAAGTATCTGGGCATCAATGTTCCTGATGAAGTTTATAGCAGCTTTGTTGGCAATTCAGACAAGATGATTGTGGCTAAGCTTAAAGATTTATATGATATCAAGCTTACACATGAAGAACTGCTCGAAGAAAAATACAAGTACTTTTTTTCTGCTTTTGACAATGCGACAGACCTCGACCTGATGCCGGGTGTCAGGATTTTAATTCAGGAATTGCACAGTAAAGGTATAAAATTAATATTAGCCTCATCGTCGTCAAAAAGAAAAATTGAAGCGGTGTTTTCACGATTTGGATTGCATGAATTTTTTGATGCGAAAGTGAGCGGAGAAGACTTTGAAGAGTCTAAGCCTAACCCTGCCATCTTTAATGAAGCTGTACGGATGTCCGGATTTTCAAAAGAGGAATGTCTTGTTATCGAAGACAGTACTAACGGTATTAAAGCCGCCAAAGCCGCGGGATTGTACTGTATAGCCTACGAAAGCGGATATGGACTGCCACAGGATACCTCTGAAGCTGATAAAGTAATCACTGATTTTGCTGAACTGGATTACAACACAATTGTGACGTTTGGAATGGCCTAA
- a CDS encoding deoxyribodipyrimidine photo-lyase yields the protein MNIFWFRRDLRLEDNTGLHAALATGEEVLPIFIFDTNIIDDLPKDDARITFIHELLSTINSELKEHGRSLAIFKGTPESIFKKLSKEHDVKAVYTNHDYEPYARNRDKEIGEILKAKDIDFHTFKDQVIFEKSEITKDDGEPYVVYTPYSKKWLSEFGKTEIKIHNKPSDFKKFAKHSYPFLSLKDIGFTASEIKPEPYDISSGLINDYAETRNFPAIEGTSRLSPYLRFGAVSIRKIVKTAAKSGNNTFLKELIWREFFMQILWHFPETVTKAFRPQYDNIQWRNSQKEFKAWCEGKTGYAMVDAGMRQMNATGYMHNRVRLVVSSFLCKHLLMDWRLGEAYFAEKLLDYEQSSNVGNWQWAAGSGVDAAPYFRIFNPMEQVKKFDKDLEYIKKWVPEFQEIDYQPIIDHKEARERTLKAYKAAVA from the coding sequence ATGAATATATTCTGGTTCAGGAGAGATTTACGCCTTGAAGATAATACGGGACTTCACGCAGCATTAGCCACGGGTGAAGAAGTGCTGCCCATCTTCATTTTCGACACAAATATAATTGACGACCTTCCTAAAGATGATGCGCGTATAACGTTCATACATGAACTGTTAAGCACTATTAATTCTGAGCTGAAAGAACATGGCCGGTCGCTTGCGATATTTAAAGGAACACCTGAAAGCATCTTCAAAAAGCTTAGTAAAGAACACGATGTAAAAGCTGTTTACACCAATCATGATTACGAGCCATACGCACGCAATCGTGATAAAGAAATTGGTGAAATACTTAAAGCTAAGGACATTGATTTCCATACTTTTAAAGACCAGGTTATTTTTGAGAAAAGCGAAATCACTAAAGACGATGGCGAGCCTTATGTTGTATATACACCCTACTCAAAAAAATGGCTTTCTGAATTTGGCAAAACCGAAATAAAAATCCACAATAAGCCTTCTGATTTTAAAAAATTCGCAAAACACTCCTACCCTTTTCTGTCCCTGAAAGATATTGGCTTTACAGCCTCTGAAATTAAACCTGAGCCATATGATATTTCGTCAGGGCTGATAAACGATTATGCCGAAACACGTAACTTCCCGGCTATTGAAGGTACCTCGCGATTAAGCCCTTACCTGCGCTTTGGTGCTGTAAGTATACGGAAGATTGTAAAAACAGCAGCTAAATCAGGTAATAACACATTCCTGAAGGAGTTGATTTGGCGTGAGTTTTTCATGCAGATATTGTGGCATTTTCCTGAAACCGTTACCAAAGCTTTTCGTCCGCAATATGATAATATACAGTGGCGCAACAGCCAAAAGGAATTTAAGGCCTGGTGTGAAGGTAAAACCGGTTATGCAATGGTTGATGCAGGTATGCGCCAAATGAATGCCACAGGTTATATGCATAACCGTGTGAGGCTTGTAGTATCAAGCTTTTTATGCAAGCACCTGCTCATGGACTGGCGGCTTGGTGAGGCCTATTTCGCCGAGAAACTTCTTGATTATGAGCAGTCAAGCAATGTAGGCAACTGGCAGTGGGCAGCAGGAAGCGGTGTTGATGCAGCACCTTATTTCCGGATATTTAACCCTATGGAACAGGTAAAGAAGTTTGATAAAGACCTTGAATACATCAAAAAATGGGTACCTGAATTTCAGGAGATTGATTACCAGCCTATTATTGACCACAAAGAAGCCCGTGAACGCACTTTAAAAGCGTACAAAGCAGCTGTTGCTTAG
- a CDS encoding SRPBCC family protein has translation MLYSIHTKQNLPISLQDAWDFIADPKNLAVITPDSMGFKTISGDDRKMFAGQVIEYTITPLFGLKMSWVTEITHVQEKAFFVDEQRYGPYAFWHHKHFLKEIPGGVEMEDIVHYKVPMGFLGRLVHPFLVKPRLKEIFDYRHKKLVELFGEFKG, from the coding sequence ATGCTCTATTCTATACACACAAAACAAAACCTGCCGATTTCATTGCAGGATGCATGGGATTTCATTGCCGACCCCAAGAATCTGGCTGTAATAACACCCGACAGCATGGGTTTTAAGACAATTTCAGGAGATGACCGTAAGATGTTTGCAGGCCAGGTGATTGAATACACCATCACGCCGCTATTCGGACTGAAAATGAGTTGGGTGACAGAGATTACCCATGTACAGGAAAAAGCTTTTTTTGTAGATGAGCAGCGCTATGGCCCTTATGCTTTCTGGCATCACAAGCACTTTTTAAAAGAGATACCCGGAGGTGTCGAGATGGAAGATATCGTTCATTACAAAGTGCCAATGGGCTTTTTAGGCAGGCTGGTGCATCCGTTTCTTGTGAAGCCGAGACTAAAAGAAATATTTGATTACCGTCATAAAAAGCTGGTAGAGCTATTTGGTGAATTTAAAGGATAA
- a CDS encoding DUF2911 domain-containing protein codes for MKKLIVSVALLLAMAATAQIRTPQASPTAVVEQTVGLTEVKVEYSRPSAKGRAVYGELVPFGRMWRTGANNNTMITFSQDVVIAGKTLPKGKYALFTQPKADSWDIIFYADTNNWGLPEKYDDKKEVLRTSVKPEFLSRPVETFTIGINNLDIDYGHIEIAWEKTMVALKFEVPTRKMALASIDAVMAGPTVNDYFAAAQYYYQSNGDQAKALAWMNSAIANLPKGQEVPFYFLRQKSLIQAKMGDKKGAIETAKLSLAASEKANNADYVKMNKDSINEWSKK; via the coding sequence ATGAAAAAACTTATTGTTTCTGTGGCACTATTGCTGGCTATGGCGGCTACAGCGCAGATACGCACACCACAGGCGAGCCCAACAGCCGTGGTTGAACAAACTGTTGGCCTTACCGAGGTTAAGGTAGAATATTCAAGGCCAAGCGCCAAAGGCAGGGCCGTTTACGGAGAATTGGTTCCGTTTGGAAGGATGTGGAGAACCGGCGCTAACAACAACACAATGATAACTTTCAGCCAGGATGTTGTTATTGCGGGCAAAACGCTTCCGAAAGGCAAATACGCACTTTTCACGCAGCCAAAAGCTGACAGCTGGGATATTATATTTTATGCTGATACCAACAACTGGGGCCTGCCTGAAAAATATGATGACAAGAAAGAGGTGTTGAGGACATCGGTAAAACCTGAGTTCCTGAGCAGGCCGGTAGAGACATTTACAATCGGTATCAATAATCTTGACATTGACTACGGGCATATTGAAATTGCATGGGAAAAGACGATGGTTGCCCTCAAGTTTGAAGTGCCGACCAGAAAAATGGCGCTGGCAAGCATTGATGCTGTAATGGCAGGCCCGACTGTAAATGACTATTTTGCTGCAGCGCAATATTACTACCAAAGCAACGGCGATCAGGCAAAAGCATTGGCGTGGATGAACTCTGCAATTGCTAATTTGCCTAAAGGGCAGGAGGTTCCGTTCTACTTCCTTCGCCAGAAATCTTTGATACAGGCAAAAATGGGTGATAAGAAAGGCGCTATTGAAACGGCTAAGCTTTCACTTGCAGCTTCAGAAAAAGCGAACAATGCTGACTATGTGAAGATGAACAAAGACTCTATAAACGAGTGGAGCAAGAAATAA